The DNA sequence ATTTCCTAATAATTTCTAATCCGAACAATGAATCAGTTCTTGATTTCAATAAAAGTGGATACATCTGAACAATAGATGTACCCGATAAGAAACGAATGTGATTGACCCGAAATAAGGAATCGAACCTTAACTGAAAGAAATTAAAAGGAGTCGTCTCAAACAATGAGTACGActaagattttttttaaaaaaatagggTATTCGATCGGAGAAAATTTAAATGCAAATAATTAATccaaaataataatatttttaaagtacagaaaataaatcattcttaaacaaataaataaattttgaaataatcAATACTTGAGAagaatataattaaaaaaaaattatgaaaataaatatttttaaagtGAGTGGAGAGATAGTAAACTTGCCTTGATCGCCCGTATGCTAagaataattataataatttaaaacAATACGCGAGCTCAATATTGCTCCATAATTCCACGAAGTAAAATAGAATTTCTATCAATTCATAAAATAagatatattaaataatattcgaTAAAGGGACTCAAAACACCCGCTCTAATATtctttcttaaaatattttaatgctgatttaattttttaattcattattaaaaaaaatgaattagtcgagtcattttatttattaaatcatacTAAGCTAACGTTAATATCCCTAAAAGTTTGACTTTATTTTTAACACCTTTACACTCCGTTTCAATCCCCGAACACTGCTACTCCCTCTCTAGACACCACCGTAGCCACCCATCACCACCACCGATGTGGTGGCTCCTCCTTTATCCTCCCAAAAACACCCACACACTGCACAATACACACACACCCACTACCAACGTAAACACACACgcaacaaacacacacacacgaCTAACACAAACCCACCCCTCCTACTGCCAAACAAACCCACATACATACAATTTATTCTCCAACCTAATTAACTTGTGCAATTGAAACTATAACCACAGCAACCAAAAGAAAACTCAACTGTAAAAGCCCTCATTTACTGCCATGTTTCCCCTTTAACTTATTTACCGATTATTAACCCCCATTTGTTTTAAAAGCGCAAGCCCATTTAATAATTTTATCAATTGATGTATGTATAACAAAAACTCAAAAGCTGTATCTTTCAACTCACTGCCAAAATTTACTGACAGTAAATAAACAACATTAATGATCTAATCTCTAATTATTTTCTAGAAATAAATTAAAGATAATAACATCTATTTCAATAAATTCATGAGAGATAAAAGTGCAGTATGATACAAGTGTAGTAAAGTTATAAGTGCAGTAGTACACAATCTCTTCTAAATTCTCTTTCCATGCACTGTTCTTTGACCATCGTAGCGTAGAATGAGATGGGTAAACTAGGTAACTCTTATTGGaacattattttattattccCTTAAAAAAATCTTACTCTAGACTCTTCTTTGGAAAATATCTActcatttgatatgttttaaaataaaatatctCACCTCTAGATCCTTCCTTATAAAATATCTATTCAAAATATCTAACAAGCTTCACTTATAagccaaatattttattttatttattatttttctttatGATGAAAAGGTTATTTCTAACTCAAttaaaataaagatataaaaaTTTCCTAGGTGAGTTAAATTAAAATATCTTAAAACAATTATGGTACTAATTTTATTGAGTCTCAAATAAATAACTAATAGAATTTAAATCTAACAAAATAATTTACCGGATAAAATAAAATAGTAttctaaataaaattaattagtTGCTCCAATTTTATCAAAAagtaaatttttaaaattaacgACTAATAAATATTATCGATAAAATTAGGGATCTCCGCACAcgcaataaaatttttaaatgacTAATAAAATTTTCCAAGAAATAATTCTAGcctcaaattttattttatttaattatttattcatttatttatttatctatttattatttttattcgaGCACAAAAGCTAAATTTTCTCTAGGacaaaatttataaattttcgaGGCGgtttaaattatataattaaaaattagaaTATTACTTGAGTTTTGgcggtcgttacattctcccctcCTTATaggattccgtccccggaatcACTCTCGTCGCTGAATAGAAATGAGTACTTGTTGCGCATCTCACTTTCCAGTTCCCAAGTTACTTCTTCAATTGCGTGATTTCGCCATAACACCTTGACCAAAGGTATATTCTTCTTTTTCAATTCTTGTACTTTCCGATCTATAATTTCCACCGGTTGCTCTTCATAAGTTAAATTAGATTTTACCTCTATCGGCTCGTAATTAAGGACATGACGGTTATCCTGATGATATTTCtttagtacaaatatatggaaTACATCGTGAATATATTGTAGATCTGATGGTAACGAAAATTGATAAGAGACCGATCCGACCCTCTTTAAGATTTCAAAAGGTCGAATAAATTGAGGGCTCAATTTGCCTTTCTTACCAAATCTCATCACGCCCTTCCAAGGGGAAATCTTTAATAAAACATTttctccaacttcaaattcctTATCTCTTCTTCCTTGATTCGCGTATTTTCTCTGTCGGTCTTGAGCAGCCACTAACCTTTTACGGATATTTTCAATGGATTGCTTAGTCTGCTAGATCATTTCTGGGCCTAATAACTTTctttctccaacttcatcccaacaaaCCGGTGAGCGACACTTCCTTCCGTATAATGCCTCATAAGGAGCCATACCTATACTTGAatgataactattattatagGCGAACTCAACTAAAGGTAAATggtcatcccaactccctttgaaGTCCAAAGCGCAAGCTcttaacatatcctctagtgtttgaatagtcctttcactttgtccgtccgtctgtggatgataagcggtgctcataaTAAGTCTTGTACTAAGGCATTCCTGAAAGCTTTTCCAAAACTTCGATATGAATCTGGCATCTCTATATGACACTATGGACACAGGTACTCCACGTCGAGTCACTATTTCCTTTAAATATAGAGTCACCAATTTCTCAATTGTGTACCTTTCATTTATTGGTAGGAAATGTGCTGATTTAGTGAGTcggtcaactataacccatatggcgtcatgattggttCTAGTTCGAGGTAAACCTACTACCAAAATCCATTgtaatatgctcccacttccactcggGAATTTCTAGAGGTTACAAAAGTCCACTTGTCCTTTGATGTTCAGCTTTTACCTGTTGACACGTTAAACACCTACTAACCCACTCTGCAATATCTCTTTTCATAttgggccaccaataattttGCTTAATGTCCTAATACATTTTTGTGCTCCCTGGATGAATTGAATAACGTGAGTTATGGGCTTCATTCATGATCTCATGTTTCAACTCTTCCACATTCGGAATCCAGATTCGTGAAGCAAATCTTTTAATTCCTTTTTCATCTTTTGAACTTCGAAGTTCTTCTCATGTCAGCTCagaccttctttcttcttgtaacTTCTCTTGACATTTGCGTATCTTCTCAATTAGCTCTGGTTGCACATGAAACTCAAATACGTGTTCGTTAGCTTGAACTGAAATCTTGACTTCTAATTCCATCTTCTCGAACTCCCTGATCAGCTCTTCCGAAGAAATCAACATCTTAAGTCTTTATTTTCTACTCAAAGCGTCTGCAAtgacatttgcctttccagggtGATAGTTGATCGTGCAATCGTAGTCCTTTATCAACTCCAACCAACGTCTCTGTCTCATATTCAGCTCTTTCTGGGTGAAAATGTACTTCGGGCTTTTGTGGTCcatgtagatctcgcacttttcctcgtataaataatgtctccaaattttaagtgcaaacactatggctgctaattccagatcgtGCGTTGGGTACCTAGTCTCGTACTCCTTTAGTTGTCGAGAAGCGTAGGCAATTACTTTCCCGTTCTGCATTAAAACACAACCTAGACCTTTATGCGATGCGTCACtgtaaattacaaagtttccttTCTCGTCGGGTAAAGTTAAAACTGGTGCAAATATCAATCTCTTCTtgagttcttgaaaactctcttcacatTTCGGGGTCCATTCAAAGTTCTCGCTCTTTCTTGTGAGTTTGGTCAACAGAGTGGATATTTTGGAAAAATCTTTGACGAATCTTCGATAGTAGCcagctaatccaagaaaactcctaacttctgttggtgtctttggtcaTTCCCAGTTTGCAACCGCTTCCACTTTTTCAGGGTCAACAAGATTTCTTCACGACTTACTATATGACCTAAGAATTGCACTTTCCCCATCCAAAACTCACATTTCaaaaatttagcatacaacttttcTTTCCTTAAGATCTCCAAAGTCAATCTAAGGTGTTCCGCATGCTCATGAGGTGTCTTGGAGTatatcaagatgtcatcaataaatacaattacaaatttatccaggtacttcttgaatactctattcattagatccataaagGCAGCTGgagcattcgtcaatccaaatgGCATGACTAAAAATTTATAATGTCCGTATCTAGTCCTAAAAtttgtctttggaatatcttcaagcttgatttttagttgatgatatcctgaccttaagtcaatctttgaaaagtgggcagctccttttagttgatcgaaCAAGTCATCAATCCTCAATAGtggatatttgttcttgattgtcaTCTTATTTAATTCCCGATAATTAATACACAACCGCATGgatccatctttcttctttacaaacagtactggtgctcCCCAAGGAGACACACTAGGACGAATCACTCCCTTTTCTAGCAGCTTTTGTAGTTGGGtcgccaattccttcatttcaatgGGTGCCATCCTATAAGGTGCTTTAGAAATAGGTTGTGTTCCCGGAGCAAGGTCGATTGTAAATTCTATCTCTGTATCAGGGGGTAATCCCGGTATTTCTTCCGGAAAGACATCCTCAAATTCATTATCTACAGGAATTTTTCGATCTTAGGGGTGtgcttttctatttctattacatgagctaaataagcttgacatcatTGCCGAAGGAATCTCTTTGCTTCCATCATGGTTAAGAACTTCTTCCTTTGTTTTCATCCGTGCAACATTACTCGTTTACCCTCTGGCTTTTTCAGACTCACTCGCTTTCGTCGACAATTGATTTATGCGTCATATTTAACTAACCAATCCGTTCCCAAAAtcacgtcaaattctcctaacttaaaaggaatgaGGTCAGCAGTAAAATTTTGTCCACGTATCTCTATGTCACAATTTAGGCATACTTGATCAATATTGACAACTTCTTGGTTTGCTACTTCTATGGCCATACCTTCTTCTAATGTAACTGACTCGATGCCCAACTTACTCATAAAGTTCAAAAATATAAAAGATCTTGTAGCACCGGAATCAATTAAAATATATGCATCTTCAGAATTAACTAGAAgcgtacctgctatcacatcatTATCAGCAATGGCATCTTTAACTGTCATATTGAAAGTGCGTGCAGTAGGCTTATTGCTTGGAGGTGCCATAAGTCTAAGTTTAGAGCTTTCATTAGGTGCTTGCTTTTGGCAATCTTTAGCCATGTGACCCTTCTTTCCACAAGAGTAACAAATAGTAGCTTTTTCCTTACAGCGAGATGCATGGTGTCCTTTTTGTCCGCAGTTGAAACAAGTGACATTTTCCTGATAACACTCCCCATGATGCTTTCTTCCACATGTTTTGCACTCAGGTAAAGGTGGTCTTCCCTGAAGTAAGTTAGAGTTTTGAGGGGTCCTGAATCTGGGATTATCCTTTCGAGCACCGACATTTTCAATCCTTCTATTTCCAACATTCAAGTCCTCACATTTTACAAAAGGTCGTTTCCCTGGAAGATTTTCAACCTTTTTCTCAAAGCTTCTTCCACTATGGTTTTGGAACTTTCACTTCTTCACATCCGCGTCCTTAGTATACAGCTCGCTTCCACTTTCCACAATTGTAACTTTCTGAACTAGTGTGGTGTAGTTGATGATTTCAAACACAGCTATGTGGTTCTGAATGTAaggttttagtccttgctgaaatcgcTTGACTTTCTTCTCATCAGTGTCAACATGGTATAAAACGAACCTAGAGAGCTCGgtgaacttagcttcatattcaGCTACTGACATGTTTCCTTACTTAAGTTCTAAAAACTTAAGTTCCATCTGATTCTCCATGTATTTTGGGAAGTACTTTTCGAGGAACAGTTCCGTAAATCTAGTCCATGGTATAGGCAAAGTGGTTTCCAGTGTTTTCTTGGCTTCCCACCAATAGGTAGCTTCTCCTTTTAGCATATAGGCAACAAAGATAGTTTTCTTCTCTTCTTCAACATCAACTATTTTAAATGTCTTTTTGATCTCACGAAGCCAAACTCGAGCCTCAACAGGGTCAGTGGTACCTTTGAACTCAGGTGGGTTCAAAGATTTAAAGGATTTGAAGGTAACAGTAGATGGGGTTGTTGATCTTGTGGTCCCCCTCTTCTAGTTGGAGGATTTTGAGTTTGTTGTCGAAGAAATGCTACCAATAGTCGTATAGGGTCATCTTGATTCTGAGGTGGGGTCGGGTCCCTATGTTGTCTTCGGTCTTGGTTTTGTTATAGGTGAGGTTGGGTATCATGGCTCTCTTCTTCTAGTGGAGGTGGATGATTCTTCTTAGGCCGTCCTCTTGGCATCTTCTTGCAATTTAGAAGAAAACAATAAGTTGATTAAAATATTCCAAAATAGTATAATATCTCAACAAATTAATAATAACATGGTGTAAACAATAGTCTTTTCAAAAAATTCTTGTATATCATGACAAAAAGGTAAGCCTCAAATTCGAGTCGAATATTTTCATGAAATCCTTTTTCTGAAAATATGTCTCTTGAACTTGAGTAACATAACAATATTCAAACTATTTTCCCAAAATATAAATCATATCTCATTATGTGTATCTCGAGTTTTAATCATTTTTTTCaaagttttaaattttgaaaatttagtAGTTTCGGTGTTAATCGCGTTCATCTAAAATATGTTGGTTTTAGAGAAAACGGTTTTCTATCTTTTGAAAAGTTTCGGTAGTTATCGTAACCATGTAAAATCTCTATCTACCAAGGCAACATAATAAAATGCTAACAGATATAAAATACGATAACATCCGTAATGTAAAAGAGTCATCAACCATCTGATGATGATATAATAGTCTGCTGACAGAGAGTATATCATAATACATAACCAAAGTGATACCCTAACATGCTGGGTCAAAATATCAGTACACCATAATGATCAAAGTACATCGTCATAACATCCTACTACATACTAGAGATTAAGTCAACTACTATGTCAAACTCGAGACTGCATCAAAACAAAAAGTCTGCAAGCCTCATCAACATCAAATCTATCACTATAACTATCAGCAGTAAAGTCAGCAGCTAGCATCATAAGTAAGAGTCACCAAAAGATAGGAATACACACTATATAGACGTGTTATCCCTCAAAAAGTCAAAAGACTGCTCAATATCCATAGTCATGATCGGTCAATGACCGAACAACGAGGCGATCCTCCCAAAAAACTCCGTGATAGCTCTCTCCACAAGTGTGGCCACCATGGCTCTATCAACCTGGCCAGAACTCGAAGATGGTAACCCATTAATAGAACTCCTCAAGCCAGTCAGAATAGTCTCAGCAATCTGGTGGACAATCTCCATCTGAACATCCCTAGTCAAAGCACTACCACCAAGGTGAGCACGGGTAGGGTCCGTAGCAGTAAGTAGCCTGATAAGAGACTTTCTGGTGTCAAATAGCTCCTCATACCTATGCCATAACCTCTGATGCTGCTGGAACAATGAGTAGTGAATGTGAAATGGTACCATGCCAGTCTCGGCAACATCAGGAGCAAGGGGTAACGGTGGCATAACAGTCGTAGCGCCTACAGGGCTAGGGTCAGGAG is a window from the Apium graveolens cultivar Ventura chromosome 1, ASM990537v1, whole genome shotgun sequence genome containing:
- the LOC141708980 gene encoding uncharacterized protein LOC141708980 — encoded protein: MSVAEYEAKFTELSRFVLYHVDTDEKKVKRFQQGLKPYIQNHIAVFEIINYTTLVQKVTIVESGSELIENVGARKDNPRFRTPQNSNLLQGRPPLPECKTCGRKHHGECYQENVTCFNCGQKGHHASRCKEKATICYSCGKKGHMAKDCQKQAPNESSKLRLMAPPSNKPTARTFNMTVKDAIADNDVIAGTLLVNSEDAYILIDSGATRSFIFLNFMSKLGIESVTLEEGMAIEVANQEVVNIDQVCLNCDIEIRGQNFTADLIPFKLGEFDVILGTDWLVKYDA